Genomic DNA from bacterium:
ATTTATATCTATTTACTTTAAGGTCAGTTGGACAGACCCACAAACAAGGCATTTTTGGATTTCTTCCAGCAGTTGCCTGAAAAGTAAGTTTATAATATTCGTTTTTTGGGAAATATCCAAGCCATGTTACACCTTTATACCAAAAACTTTGTTCTGGTTTCCCATCTGAAAGTGGAGGAAAATATTCATCATGGTCTTGAGTATACATTAAATATCCCATTCCTATCTGTTTCATATTATTCATACAAGTTATCTGTCTTGCTCTTTCTCTTACATTATTTAAGGTGGGTAAAAGCATTGCTGCAAGAATACTTATTATTGCTACCACAACAAGCAATTCTATCAATGTGAAGCCCTTTCTTTTTCTACTATGTGAAATTGTTGATAAAAATTTGTACATTTTATTCACCTCCTTCCTATTCTTTTTATTAATTTTATTTTCTCTTTTCATATTTTCACCTCCTTTCAGTACTTTTTCTTTTTATCAATTTCACATCTACTATTGTTTTTTTAGGTATCTCTTCTCCATTTATCATTTTCTTCATTAGTTTAATTGCTTTTTTCACAACTTCTTTTATATTTGTATCTATGCTTGTTAATTCTACCTCACTATATAAACAAACCTCTGAATTATCACATCCAATTATTGCAATATCTTCTGGAACTTTTATTCCTTTCTTTTTTGCCTCTTTTATAAGGATTACACCAAGTAAATCATTATAAGCGAATACACCATCAGGAATTTGACTTTGATTAAAAAATTCTTCTGCAAGCAAAATTCCATCTTCATAATAACCAACAAATTTATCTTTTACAAAAATAATCGGCTCATTCCCTCTTTCTTTTAAATAATTCACAAATCCATTATATCTTCCTGAACCCTTTTCTCCACCAAAAATAGCAATCTTTCTACATCCAATCTCAAGTAAATGTTCTGCTGCTAATCTTCCTGCTTTCTCTTCATTAAAATGTATTGTTGGAACTCCTTCAATATAAGGTCCATAAGAAAGTATCTTTAAATTGTATGGCTTTTTTGTATATTTTTTGTATAACTCAACACTTTTGTCTGTATGAGCAACTGTTATTATTCCATCAACCCTTCCATCTCTACATATATCAAGATAATGTTTTTCAAGTTTCCAATCACCATTTGTTATATAAGGAGTTATTTCCAAACCATCTTTCTGTGCCTCTATTTGTAATAATTCAACAAGAGAAGAAAAAAATGAAGTTAA
This window encodes:
- a CDS encoding type II secretion system protein, which translates into the protein MKRENKINKKNRKEVNKMYKFLSTISHSRKRKGFTLIELLVVVAIISILAAMLLPTLNNVRERARQITCMNNMKQIGMGYLMYTQDHDEYFPPLSDGKPEQSFWYKGVTWLGYFPKNEYYKLTFQATAGRNPKMPCLWVCPTDLKVNRYKYGTSKDNLYWIGSQYGSYGCNMSIMGRGPSPYTQSIKISKIKKPSQTLLIGESMVSPNRSATCLHFGGLNPTRFKHNNFTFMNAFFVDGHAEAISVKNYGWIIITVP
- a CDS encoding LacI family DNA-binding transcriptional regulator translates to MKERPSLKDIARLAGVSKVVVYTVLKGRENKGIFVSKKTKEKILKIAEEIGYVPPKSAKELFTGRSDTIGIIFHKLTSFFSSLVELLQIEAQKDGLEITPYITNGDWKLEKHYLDICRDGRVDGIITVAHTDKSVELYKKYTKKPYNLKILSYGPYIEGVPTIHFNEEKAGRLAAEHLLEIGCRKIAIFGGEKGSGRYNGFVNYLKERGNEPIIFVKDKFVGYYEDGILLAEEFFNQSQIPDGVFAYNDLLGVILIKEAKKKGIKVPEDIAIIGCDNSEVCLYSEVELTSIDTNIKEVVKKAIKLMKKMINGEEIPKKTIVDVKLIKRKSTERR